The following is a genomic window from Brevibacterium limosum.
TCACCAGGGCGCGGTGTCCGGAAGCGTCTTCCGTATCAGGTTGTGGTTCTGGGGACGACTGGCCGTGGCTCTGCGACATTCGAGCGACATCGTCGCGATCAGGGAAGATAGCAAGCAGGGTTCACAGAAGGCCTCGGGCTCTCTGGTTACCGTTCCGCCTCGGTTGCCTCTTGAGCTGACGATTTTCGTGCCTCACATAAAGGCACAGACGATCCTTGACCAGAAAGGCATCGGAGGATTGATCAGTCACTTATTCACGACTGCAGTTGCAACCCGACCTTGCGGGAGTACTGCAGGATATTTCCTCGTTAATCCAAATGTCGGAGTAACCTCAGACAATTCAATCGCAGTATTCCCTACGAAATGGAATCGTCGATGTCAGAGTTCGAATCGCAGGCCCAATCGGACCCTGCCGCATCCAATAGTCCGGAGAAGGAGAAGGGGCGTCGGCGGTCCATGCTCGTCGCGGCCTTCGGCACCGTCGTCGAGTGGTATGACTTCTCGATTTACTTCTACGTCGCGACGATCCTGACCACAGAATTCTTCGGCGATCGCACCGACTCCCTGCTGCTGACCCTCGGAGTCGGAGCTGCCGGGTTCCTGTTCCGGCCGCTCGGCGCCATGGTCTTCGGCCACCTCGGCGACCGGGTCGGCCGCAAATCCGCTCTGGTGCTCTCCGCCGTGCTCATGGCCATTGCGATGCTCGGCATCGCCGTCATGCCTACCTATGACGCGATCGGCATCTGGGCGGGCGTCGGGATGGTCTTCTTCCGCTGCCTGTCCGGATTCTCCGTCGGTGCTGAGTACACCGGGATCATGGTCTTCCTCATGGAGTCGGCCGGCAGCAAGCGGCGCGGTCTCGCAGCCAGCTGGGCCGCCGCCAACAGTGAGGTCGGTGCCCTGCTCGCGGTCGGGTCCGGAGCTTTTCTGGCGGCCACGCTGTCGGGAGAGGCGATGAGCTCCTGGGGATGGCGGGTGCTGTTCGTCCTCGGTGCGCTGCTGGCTGCTCTGATGATCCCGCTGCGTCGGATGATGGAAGAGACTAACACGTTCAAGCGCCTGCAGCAGACGGAAAAGGCGAAGCCGGCGGTCAGGGACAGCCGTTCGCCTCTGCTCATCGCCTTCATCCAGCAGCCCCGCGCGATTCTCGTGGCTTTCCTCATCTCATCGATCGGTTCGGTCA
Proteins encoded in this region:
- a CDS encoding MFS transporter, which encodes MSEFESQAQSDPAASNSPEKEKGRRRSMLVAAFGTVVEWYDFSIYFYVATILTTEFFGDRTDSLLLTLGVGAAGFLFRPLGAMVFGHLGDRVGRKSALVLSAVLMAIAMLGIAVMPTYDAIGIWAGVGMVFFRCLSGFSVGAEYTGIMVFLMESAGSKRRGLAASWAAANSEVGALLAVGSGAFLAATLSGEAMSSWGWRVLFVLGALLAALMIPLRRMMEETNTFKRLQQTEKAKPAVRDSRSPLLIAFIQQPRAILVAFLISSIGSVSYFLNITYVPTYIEEVSDLKNSGSLALGTIAAVVAIVITPFFGIASDRFGRKRTLAVLMAVFILTTIPAYALLANANPGIAVSGAAFLAVPAAGWSAVAAAMVPEQFTGTSRFSGMAIGYNVATVLFGGLSPLIATALMTSTGLTLAPAIYASVIVVAAGVPTLFLARNMAGRPLAEVDHDRHLVPA